The following are from one region of the Vulpes vulpes isolate BD-2025 chromosome 14, VulVul3, whole genome shotgun sequence genome:
- the LOC140595364 gene encoding large ribosomal subunit protein eL39-like has protein sequence MWLTVITMSSHKTFRIKRFLAKKQKQNCRIPQWIRMKTGNKIRYNSKRRYWRRTKLGL, from the coding sequence ATGTGGTTGACTGTGATCACCATGTCTTCTCACAAGACTTTCAGAATCAAGCGATTCctggccaagaaacaaaagcagaattgtCGTATTCCCCAGTGGATTCGGatgaaaactggtaataaaatcagGTACAACTCCAAGAGGAGGTACTGGAGAAGAACCAAGCTAGGTCTATGA